One window of Sphingomonas sp. KC8 genomic DNA carries:
- the zwf gene encoding glucose-6-phosphate dehydrogenase — MTGGAGALLLFGATGDLAKRMLLPSLFALHAEGLIAPNVAIIGTARSALDDAAYRAIAATALDTHVPADRMDATARATFLDRLHYVPLDASDPAGFAALGDRVGAARNGDLAIFLSTAPQLFEPTIAGLAAAGLTGDNVRIGLEKPLGTDLASSRHINDAVASVFPEQRTFRIDHYLGKETVQNLLALRFANLMFEPLWNAGGIEHVQITVSETVGLEGRIDYFDGSGSLRDMVQNHMLQLLSLVAMEPPAHFDARAVRDEKVKVLRSLRRIDRDTAPSHTVIGQYTKGAVGGVPVPGYVDELGKPSTTETFVALKAHVDNWRWKGVPFYLRTGKRLPTRQSEIIIQFRPVPHSMFAERGSRLHQNKLIIRLQPEEEISLMVMAKEPGLDRDGIRLREVPLDLSLTTAFAGQRRRIAYERLLLDLIEGDPTLFVRRDEVEAQWEWVDAIRDGWTANGMTPKSYPAGTWGPSAAIALTERDGVSWHD; from the coding sequence CGCTCCATGCCGAAGGCCTGATCGCCCCCAATGTCGCCATTATCGGCACGGCGCGCAGCGCGCTCGACGATGCGGCCTATCGCGCCATCGCGGCCACCGCGCTCGACACGCATGTCCCGGCGGACCGGATGGATGCCACCGCCCGCGCCACTTTCCTCGATCGGCTGCATTATGTGCCGCTCGATGCGTCGGACCCGGCCGGTTTCGCGGCGCTAGGCGATCGGGTGGGTGCTGCACGCAACGGCGATCTGGCGATCTTTCTGTCGACCGCGCCGCAATTGTTCGAACCGACCATCGCCGGCCTCGCCGCCGCCGGGCTGACCGGCGATAATGTCCGCATCGGGCTGGAAAAGCCGCTCGGCACCGATCTCGCCTCGTCGCGCCACATCAACGATGCGGTCGCGTCGGTCTTTCCCGAACAGCGCACCTTCCGCATCGATCATTATCTCGGCAAGGAAACCGTGCAGAACCTTCTGGCGCTGCGCTTCGCCAACCTGATGTTCGAACCGCTGTGGAATGCCGGCGGGATCGAACATGTCCAGATCACCGTGTCGGAAACCGTCGGCCTGGAAGGCCGGATCGACTATTTCGACGGGTCGGGCAGCTTGCGCGATATGGTGCAGAACCACATGCTCCAGTTGCTGTCGCTGGTCGCGATGGAGCCGCCCGCCCATTTCGACGCCCGCGCCGTCCGCGATGAAAAGGTGAAGGTGCTCCGCTCGCTCCGCCGGATCGATCGCGATACCGCCCCCAGCCACACCGTGATCGGCCAATATACCAAGGGGGCGGTGGGCGGTGTGCCGGTCCCCGGCTATGTCGATGAACTGGGCAAGCCATCCACCACCGAAACCTTCGTCGCGCTGAAGGCCCATGTCGATAACTGGCGGTGGAAGGGCGTGCCCTTTTACCTGCGCACCGGCAAACGCCTGCCGACCCGCCAGTCCGAAATCATCATCCAGTTCCGCCCCGTCCCGCATTCGATGTTCGCCGAACGTGGCAGCCGGCTGCACCAGAACAAGCTCATCATCCGCCTCCAGCCGGAAGAAGAAATCAGCCTGATGGTGATGGCCAAGGAGCCGGGCCTCGATCGCGACGGCATCCGCCTGCGCGAAGTACCGCTCGATCTGTCGCTCACCACCGCCTTTGCCGGCCAGCGCCGCCGCATCGCCTATGAACGGTTGCTGCTCGATCTGATAGAAGGGGATCCCACCCTGTTCGTGCGCCGGGACGAGGTTGAGGCGCAATGGGAATGGGTCGACGCGATCCGTGATGGCTGGACGGCGAACGGGATGACGCCCAAGAGCTATCCTGCGGGCACCTGGGGCCCGTCGGCAGCGATCGCGCTGACCGAACGTGACGGAGTGAGTTGGCATGATTGA
- the eda gene encoding bifunctional 4-hydroxy-2-oxoglutarate aldolase/2-dehydro-3-deoxy-phosphogluconate aldolase has protein sequence MTIDAVMDLAPVIPVLVIDDIAHARPIAEALVAGGLRALEVTLRTPAALDVIREMAKVDGAVVGAGTVLNPDQLEAAIDAGARFIVSPGLTKTLGKAAVKSGIPFLPGIATAADIMRGLDLGLTRFKFFPAETNGGIPALNALAAPFHTARFCPTGGITAASARDWLAIPAVKCVGGSWVVPKGAPDRVTIEAAARAASALRD, from the coding sequence ATGACTATCGACGCGGTGATGGACCTGGCCCCCGTGATCCCCGTGCTGGTAATCGACGATATCGCGCATGCCCGGCCGATCGCCGAAGCCCTCGTCGCCGGTGGCCTGCGGGCACTTGAAGTGACGCTGCGCACCCCCGCCGCACTCGATGTCATCCGCGAAATGGCCAAGGTCGACGGCGCCGTCGTCGGCGCGGGCACGGTACTCAACCCCGATCAGCTCGAAGCCGCCATCGATGCCGGCGCACGTTTCATCGTCAGTCCCGGACTGACCAAGACGCTGGGCAAGGCCGCCGTCAAAAGCGGCATCCCCTTCCTGCCCGGTATCGCCACGGCGGCGGATATCATGCGCGGCCTCGATCTCGGCCTCACCCGCTTCAAATTCTTCCCCGCCGAAACCAATGGCGGCATTCCCGCGCTCAACGCCCTCGCTGCCCCCTTTCACACTGCCCGCTTCTGCCCCACCGGCGGCATCACCGCAGCCAGCGCGCGCGATTGGCTCGCCATCCCGGCGGTGAAATGCGTCGGCGGCAGCTGGGTCGTCCCCAAGGGCGCGCCCGATCGCGTAACCATCGAAGCCGCCGCCCGCGCCGCATCCGCCCTGCGCGACTAA
- the pgl gene encoding 6-phosphogluconolactonase codes for MIEAEWWDYDDTDEMAAAVAGDVGFIIESALDARGQALIALPGGTTPAPIFAKLAEARIKWKNVTIIPTDDRLVAVSDPLSNIASIAKIFLPLGARVMPIVSEAAADHTAAGKAADARLQDLHWPPDLVWLGVGADGHTASIFPGPDLEEALNGPNARRAVGVLPDPMPKEAPVARVTLTRAAILSARTLLITVTGDAKRKMLEKAIEDGPLSSVPIGRVLADTELPIDIHWAAE; via the coding sequence ATGATTGAAGCGGAATGGTGGGACTATGACGATACCGACGAGATGGCCGCGGCCGTCGCCGGAGACGTCGGCTTCATCATCGAAAGCGCGCTCGACGCCCGTGGTCAGGCGCTGATCGCACTGCCGGGCGGCACAACCCCGGCGCCGATCTTCGCCAAGCTGGCCGAAGCCAGGATCAAGTGGAAGAACGTCACCATCATCCCGACCGACGATCGGCTGGTGGCGGTAAGCGATCCGCTGAGCAATATCGCGTCGATCGCGAAAATCTTCCTGCCGCTGGGCGCGCGCGTGATGCCGATCGTCAGCGAAGCGGCGGCCGATCACACCGCAGCAGGCAAGGCGGCGGATGCACGGCTGCAGGATCTGCATTGGCCGCCCGATCTTGTGTGGCTGGGCGTGGGTGCCGATGGCCATACCGCATCGATCTTTCCCGGCCCTGATCTGGAAGAGGCGCTGAACGGCCCCAATGCGCGCCGTGCGGTAGGCGTTCTGCCCGATCCGATGCCCAAGGAAGCACCCGTCGCCCGCGTCACGCTCACCCGCGCGGCGATCCTGTCGGCCCGCACCCTGCTCATCACCGTTACCGGCGATGCCAAGCGCAAAATGCTGGAAAAAGCGATCGAGGATGGCCCGCTATCCTCCGTGCCGATCGGCCGGGTGCTCGCCGACACCGAACTGCCGATCGATATCCACTGGGCGGCTGAATGA
- the edd gene encoding phosphogluconate dehydratase — translation MTLHPAIAAVTARIIERSAPGRQAYLDLIERERDGGVDRPRLSCGNLAHGFAASGEDKPAIRDGARMNIGIVTAYNDMLSAHQPYGGYPDRMKLWAREAGATAQVAGGVPAMCDGVTQGQRGMELSLFSRDTIALSTAVALSHGMFEGAALLGICDKIVPGLLIGALRFGHLPTVLVPAGPMPSGLANKEKQRVRQLYAEGKVGRAELLEAEAASYHGAGTCTFYGTANSNQMMMEVMGLHVPGAAFINPGTKLRQEVTRAAVHRLAQIGWNGDDYRPIGRVIDEKAIVNAAVGLLATGGSTNHAIHIPAIARAAGIIIDWEDLDRLSAAVPLIARVYPNGSGDVNHFQAAGGMAYVIATLLDAGMLHGDILTIWDGGLPAYAADPVLDGETLGWQPAPADPLDDTMLRPVANPFLPDGGMRLLTGNLGRATMKTSAVDPSRWTIEAPARIFHDQDDVNRAFKAGELDRDVVVVVRFQGPRANGMPELHKLTPPLGVLQDKGFKVALVTDGRMSGASGKVPAAIHITPEALGGGPLARLRDGDIIRVCAATGELVALVDAAEWNAREPVPAPPPALGTGRELFAFMRHTADGAEQGASAMLAGAGL, via the coding sequence ATGACGCTTCACCCCGCCATCGCCGCCGTCACGGCCCGCATTATCGAGCGCTCGGCGCCCGGCAGGCAGGCCTATCTCGATCTGATCGAGCGCGAACGCGATGGGGGGGTGGATCGGCCCCGTCTGTCCTGCGGCAACCTCGCCCATGGCTTTGCCGCCTCGGGCGAGGACAAGCCGGCAATCCGCGATGGCGCGCGGATGAATATCGGCATCGTCACCGCCTATAACGACATGCTGTCGGCCCATCAGCCTTATGGCGGCTATCCCGATCGGATGAAGCTGTGGGCGCGCGAGGCGGGCGCCACAGCGCAGGTGGCCGGCGGTGTGCCCGCGATGTGCGACGGGGTGACGCAAGGGCAGCGCGGCATGGAATTGTCGCTGTTCAGCCGCGACACGATCGCCTTGTCCACGGCGGTCGCGCTGTCGCACGGCATGTTCGAGGGGGCGGCACTTCTCGGCATCTGCGACAAGATCGTCCCCGGCCTGCTGATCGGCGCGCTACGCTTCGGCCATTTGCCCACCGTGCTGGTTCCCGCCGGGCCGATGCCATCGGGCCTTGCCAACAAGGAAAAGCAGCGGGTCCGGCAGTTGTATGCCGAAGGCAAGGTCGGCCGCGCCGAATTGCTCGAAGCCGAAGCCGCTTCCTATCATGGCGCCGGCACCTGCACCTTTTACGGCACCGCCAATTCCAACCAGATGATGATGGAGGTGATGGGCCTCCACGTCCCCGGCGCCGCCTTCATCAATCCCGGCACCAAATTGCGCCAGGAAGTCACCCGCGCCGCGGTCCACCGCCTCGCGCAGATCGGCTGGAATGGCGATGATTATCGCCCGATCGGCCGGGTCATCGATGAAAAAGCGATCGTCAACGCGGCGGTCGGCCTGCTCGCCACGGGCGGCTCGACCAACCACGCGATCCACATCCCCGCCATTGCCCGCGCGGCCGGGATCATCATCGATTGGGAAGATCTCGATCGGCTGTCGGCCGCAGTCCCCCTGATCGCGCGGGTCTATCCCAATGGTTCGGGCGACGTGAACCATTTTCAGGCCGCTGGCGGCATGGCCTATGTCATCGCCACCCTGCTCGATGCGGGAATGCTGCACGGCGATATCCTGACGATCTGGGATGGCGGCCTGCCGGCTTATGCCGCCGATCCGGTGCTCGATGGCGAAACGCTCGGCTGGCAGCCCGCGCCCGCCGATCCGCTCGACGATACGATGCTGCGCCCCGTCGCCAATCCATTCCTGCCCGATGGGGGCATGCGGCTGCTCACCGGCAATCTCGGCCGGGCGACGATGAAGACCAGCGCGGTCGATCCTTCCCGCTGGACGATCGAGGCCCCGGCCCGCATCTTCCACGATCAGGATGACGTCAACCGCGCCTTCAAGGCCGGCGAACTCGATCGCGATGTCGTCGTCGTCGTCCGGTTTCAGGGGCCACGCGCCAATGGCATGCCCGAACTGCACAAGCTCACCCCACCTTTGGGCGTGTTGCAGGACAAGGGGTTCAAGGTCGCGCTGGTGACGGACGGCCGCATGTCCGGCGCATCGGGCAAGGTGCCCGCCGCGATCCACATCACGCCCGAAGCCCTGGGCGGCGGCCCGCTCGCCCGGTTACGCGACGGCGATATCATCCGTGTCTGCGCCGCAACCGGCGAACTGGTCGCCCTGGTTGATGCTGCCGAATGGAATGCCCGCGAACCCGTTCCCGCCCCGCCACCGGCGCTTGGCACCGGCCGCGAACTGTTTGCCTTCATGCGCCACACCGCCGATGGCGCCGAACAGGGTGCCTCGGCAATGCTCGCCGGCGCAGGGCTATAG
- the pbpC gene encoding penicillin-binding protein 1C — translation MSIRRHLSRINIALALVGITALALLVLWLLTLPPTMPSYAAVREAYRPSEAWLRDREGRLLDSERVDFHARRLGWSELEAIAPALRETVVAAEDRRFSDHAGVDWWALGGAARDRVSGKRPRGASTLTMQLAAFLAPELARPGARNWRDKLRQMRAAWVIEQHWSKDEILEAYLNLSGFRGEAQGVAAAALTLFGKTPAALSPDDALLLTALLPAPQASAAAVARRACAIGRRTDCMAIEAAAVAMLGPARRLALDPGLAPHLAAKLLREPGATVTTTVDLTTQRMAALALARQLQGLGASRVRDGAVVVVDNATGDVLAYVGGVGGQSTAGAVDGADAYRQAGSTLKPFLYAQAMERGWLTPASIIDDSPVQLDTASGLYVPQNYDRSFKGLVSARTALAGSLNVPAVRTLLLTGVEPFRDRLWDAGYRGLTEDGDYYGFSLALGSAEVTLLEQANAFRMLANGGQFTPLRIKMDDPRGKPRSVFTRQAAFLVADMMADPGARAVTFGLDSALKLPFWAAVKTGTSKAMRDNWCVGFSDRFTVAVWVGNLEGDPMRAVSGTSGAAPVWREVMLALHRDRPGKRPTPPPGVEHRPVAFAGGIEPARADWFLAGTGQTALAAAPPEARRPRIADPVAGAVYAIDPDIPIDRQRIRVATMGAVAGHRLQLDKRDLGPADGQPLVLAGPGQHRLLLVDPAGKAVDRVLFSVR, via the coding sequence ATGTCGATTCGCCGCCATCTGAGCCGGATCAATATCGCGCTGGCGCTGGTCGGCATCACCGCGCTGGCCTTGCTGGTGCTGTGGCTGCTGACCCTGCCGCCGACGATGCCGTCTTACGCAGCGGTGCGCGAAGCCTATCGGCCGAGCGAGGCATGGCTGCGCGATCGCGAGGGCCGGTTGCTCGATTCCGAACGGGTGGATTTCCATGCCCGCCGGCTGGGCTGGAGCGAACTGGAGGCAATCGCGCCGGCCTTGCGCGAAACGGTGGTCGCGGCCGAAGATCGGCGGTTCAGCGATCATGCCGGGGTCGACTGGTGGGCGCTGGGCGGGGCGGCGCGCGATCGGGTTTCGGGCAAGCGACCGCGCGGGGCATCGACCTTGACGATGCAGCTGGCCGCATTCCTTGCGCCCGAGCTTGCCCGGCCGGGGGCGCGCAACTGGCGGGACAAGCTGCGCCAGATGCGCGCGGCGTGGGTGATCGAGCAGCATTGGTCGAAGGATGAAATTCTCGAAGCCTATCTCAACCTGTCCGGCTTTCGCGGCGAGGCGCAGGGCGTAGCGGCGGCGGCGCTGACTTTGTTCGGTAAGACCCCGGCGGCGTTGTCGCCCGATGATGCACTGCTGCTCACGGCGCTGTTGCCGGCACCGCAGGCGAGTGCGGCGGCGGTGGCGCGACGGGCGTGCGCGATCGGGCGGCGGACGGATTGCATGGCCATCGAAGCGGCGGCGGTGGCGATGCTCGGGCCGGCGCGGCGGCTGGCGCTTGATCCGGGGCTGGCCCCGCATCTGGCGGCGAAATTGCTGCGCGAGCCGGGGGCGACGGTGACGACGACCGTGGACCTGACCACGCAGCGTATGGCCGCGCTGGCGCTCGCTCGGCAGTTGCAGGGGCTGGGCGCATCGCGGGTGCGCGATGGCGCGGTGGTGGTGGTCGACAACGCCACGGGTGACGTGCTGGCTTATGTCGGTGGGGTCGGCGGTCAATCGACCGCAGGCGCGGTGGATGGGGCGGATGCGTATCGGCAGGCGGGATCGACCTTGAAGCCGTTTCTGTATGCACAGGCGATGGAGAGAGGCTGGTTGACACCGGCTTCGATCATCGATGATTCGCCGGTTCAGCTGGATACGGCGTCCGGCCTGTATGTCCCGCAAAATTATGATCGTAGTTTCAAAGGTCTGGTTTCAGCGCGGACGGCCTTGGCGGGATCGCTGAACGTACCGGCGGTGCGCACCCTGTTGCTGACCGGGGTGGAGCCGTTTCGCGATCGTTTGTGGGATGCGGGCTATCGCGGGTTGACCGAGGATGGCGATTATTACGGGTTCAGCCTGGCGCTGGGTTCGGCCGAAGTGACCTTGCTGGAACAGGCGAACGCGTTCCGGATGCTGGCCAATGGCGGGCAGTTCACGCCGCTCAGGATCAAAATGGACGATCCACGGGGCAAGCCGCGCAGCGTGTTTACCCGCCAAGCGGCGTTCCTGGTGGCGGACATGATGGCCGATCCGGGCGCGCGGGCGGTGACGTTCGGGCTGGATAGTGCGCTCAAACTGCCATTCTGGGCGGCGGTGAAGACCGGTACGTCCAAGGCAATGCGCGACAATTGGTGCGTGGGCTTTTCCGATCGTTTCACGGTGGCGGTATGGGTCGGTAATCTGGAAGGCGATCCGATGCGCGCGGTTTCCGGAACGAGCGGGGCGGCGCCGGTGTGGCGCGAAGTGATGCTGGCGCTTCATCGCGATCGGCCGGGGAAACGCCCTACGCCGCCGCCGGGGGTGGAGCATCGCCCTGTGGCCTTTGCCGGCGGGATCGAACCGGCGCGGGCGGACTGGTTCCTTGCCGGCACCGGGCAGACGGCGCTGGCGGCGGCCCCACCCGAAGCGCGCCGGCCGCGTATCGCCGATCCGGTGGCGGGGGCGGTCTATGCGATCGACCCGGATATCCCGATCGATCGCCAGCGGATCCGCGTTGCCACCATGGGCGCGGTGGCGGGCCATCGATTGCAACTCGACAAGCGCGATCTTGGCCCGGCGGATGGCCAGCCGCTGGTGCTGGCCGGGCCGGGGCAGCATCGGCTGTTGCTGGTCGATCCCGCAGGCAAGGCGGTGGATCGGGTGCTGTTCAGCGTGCGGTGA